Proteins encoded in a region of the Phoenix dactylifera cultivar Barhee BC4 chromosome 3, palm_55x_up_171113_PBpolish2nd_filt_p, whole genome shotgun sequence genome:
- the LOC103704073 gene encoding steroid 5-alpha-reductase DET2 gives MAIFNQSTKSRTRSRHPMDGRRRGSTCEDSRPSSAILKAIRVPKPSSLFSGGQGEEEVERRMESSLSDETLFGTALVTLYVMCPLTVLSLRFLAAPYGRHARSGWGPALPAALAWALMESPTLWLTLLLLPRGRHRSHPLALTILALYLLHYIHRTVVYPLRLSIKSKSKSGFPLVIALVAFSFNLLNAYLQARSASHYAEYPAASSAFAFGLWVWLRVLVGMGIFFWGMSVNIRSDLALLRLKAEGGGYRIPRGGWFEWVSCPNYMGEAAEWLGWAVVACSPAALAFFLYTCSNLVPRARAHHQWYLEKFGEDYPRSRKAVVPFVY, from the coding sequence ATGGCAATTTTTAATCAATCCACAAAATCTAGAACACGGTCTCGGCATCCGATGGACGGCAGACGACGAGGCAGCACGTGTGAAGATTCTCGCCCATCCTCCGCTATTTTAAAAGCGATCCGAGTCCCAAAGCCCTCCTCCCTCTTTTCGGGCGGCCAAGGCGAAGAAGAAGTCGAAAGGAGGATGGAATCATCGTTATCCGACGAGACCCTGTTCGGGACGGCTCTCGTGACCCTGTACGTGATGTGCCCGCTTACCGTCCTCTCCCTCCGCTTCCTAGCCGCACCCTACGGCCGCCACGCCCGCTCCGGGTGGGGTCCCGCCCTCCCCGCGGCCCTGGCCTGGGCCCTCATGGAGAGCCCCACCCTGTGGctcaccctcctcctcctcccccgcgGCCGCCACCGCTCCCACCCCCTCGCCCTCACCATCCTCGCCCTCTACCTCCTCCACTACATCCACCGCACCGTCGTCTACCCTCTCCGCCTCTCCATCAAGTCCAAGTCCAAGTCCGGCTTCCCCCTCGTCATCGCCCTCGTCGCCTTCTCCTTCAACCTCCTCAACGCCTACCTCCAGGCCCGCTCCGCCTCCCACTATGCCGAGTACCCGGCGGCCTCCTCCGCCTTCGCCTTCGGGTTGTGGGTATGGCTGCGGGTTCTGGTAGGGATGGGGATCTTCTTCTGGGGCATGTCGGTGAACATACGGTCGGATCTGGCGCTGTTGAGGCTCAAGGCGGAGGGGGGAGGGTACAGGATCCCGCGGGGCGGGTGGTTCGAGTGGGTGAGCTGCCCCAACTACATGGGGGAGGCGGCGGAGTGGCTGGGATGGGCGGTGGTGGCCTGCTCTCCGGCGGCGCTGGCCTTCTTTCTCTACACTTGTTCCAACCTGGTGCCCAGGGCTAGGGCGCATCACCAGTGGTACCTGGAGAAGTTCGGGGAGGACTACCCCAGGTCCAGGAAAGCCGTCGTGCCCTTCGTCTACTGA
- the LOC103704072 gene encoding uncharacterized protein At2g39920, with translation MLIYFALTSVGSVPAFADQMESGDSSHSLLSGRHSEMGSRYIVESGIYMSSFAAAIFIAALVTIGVLLLTLLISLTVMLESCQSSHSGVFKQVRTSDRDDYCNIFAFHAELNNLEEDEFPTICQQHARQYINKGRFLRELNLTVQVAESYFNTMTPSDDGLDVILMDADDIFLSEIAYNGSSALHWTNQVENMRHLAHMIVSRLLIKLQAGGWSVSFFTRRPMRNKNATMASLTSAGYGEWSSLIMRSDDELLKENWEYISHIRMQLRDQGFRIASVISSQMDALQGPCLGKRNFKLASPICYKV, from the exons ATGCTTATTTATTTTGCTCTGACATCGGTTGGTTCCGTGCCTGCTTTTGCTGACCAAATGGAGTCAGGGGACTCAAGCCATAGTCTTTTGAGTGGAAGACATTCTG AAATGGGAAGCCGCTACATTGTGGAGTCTGGTATCTACATGTCATCTTTTGCTGCAGCCATCTTTATTGCTGCACTTGTGACCATTGGAGTTCTACTGCTCACTTTGCTGATATCTCTGACTGTTATGTTAGAATCCTGTCAAAGTAGCCACTCTGGAGTCTTTAAGCAAGTTAGAACAAGTGATCGGGATGACTATTGCAATATTTTTGCTTTCCATGCTGAGCTTAATAacttggaagaagatgaatTTCCCACAATTTGCCAGCAGCATGCTCGCCAATATATTAATAAAGGTCGATTCTTGCGAGAGTTAAATTTGACAGTTCAGGTGGCAGAGAGCTATTTCAATACCATGACTCCCAGTGATGATGGTCTAGATGTAATATTGATGGATGCAGATGACATATTCTTATCAGAAATTGCCTACAACGGAAGTTCTGCTCTACATTG GACTAACCAGGTTGAAAACATGAGACATTTGGCCCACATGATTGTTTCTAGATTGCTCATAAAACTCCAAGCTGGTGGCTGGTCTGTGAGTTTCTTTACAAGAAGGCCTATGAGAAATAAGAATGCCACCATGGCAAGCCTCACCTCTGCTGGTTATGGAGAGTGGTCTTCATTGATCATGAG GTCTGATGATGAACTTCTAAAGGAGAACTGGGAATACATCTCTCATATAAGAATGCAGTTGCGGGATCAGGGATTCCGGATTGCGAGTGTGATTAGCAGCCAAATGGATGCCCTACAAGGACCATGTTTAGGAAAGCGTAATTTCAAGCTTGCTAGTCCAATTTGTTACAAAGTTTGA